The window TGGTGAAGCACTACGTGGAGCTGCACGACATCGCCTACATCCGCGACCAGTCCTACCTGAACCCGCATCCCCGCGAGCTCATGCTCCGCAATCACGTATGAAAATCGCGGTGAGCCGGTGCCTGCTCGGGGAAGCGGTGCGGTACGATGGGAAGTCGAAACCGTGCGCGGCGGTGCGGAAGTTGCTGGCGGCGCGGGCAGAGCTGGTGGCGGTCTGTCCCGAGGTCGAGGTCGGGATGTCGGTGCCACGCGAGGCGGTGGACCTGCTGGGCGCGCCGGAGGCACCGCGGATGGTCGGCGCGGAGACCGGAGC is drawn from bacterium and contains these coding sequences:
- a CDS encoding DUF523 domain-containing protein — translated: MKIAVSRCLLGEAVRYDGKSKPCAAVRKLLAARAELVAVCPEVEVGMSVPREAVDLLGAPEAPRMVGAETGADWTARMDAWARGRVADLLEQGIAGAVLKARSPSCGIGD